In Labrus mixtus chromosome 9, fLabMix1.1, whole genome shotgun sequence, the DNA window tgtttttcGTGTTTGGTGTGTGATTCTGTATgttctgtgtgtcagtgtgcgcTGCGGGCCGACCGTCCTCACTGACAGGCGGCTCCGCTGCAGGCGCAGCAGCCCCGCGGTCACCTGCTCTGTTCGGGCGCGAGCGGACCAGATGTCCCTCTGCTCCACacccaaaacattttaaagtcttagaagacacatgaacaacataaacaaaatcATCAATACGAAAACTGAATACTAAATTCAGCTCCTCGTTCTTTTTGAGGATCATGAACACTTGCCTCCTAAAAGATACAACGTGTTTAAGGTTCGGTGATTTGCAAGCCAGAGGTAACATTTTAATCGGTGACACCAACCGCCCGTGTCGGGCCAGCTCCTTCaccaacatgttgttttttaaaaacggGGGCACATTAGAAAGCACAACTTTTTTAGCGGGGCTAACCAGAGACATCACCTGAGTGAGTGTTCCCTTAACCACCACTCCACTCTCTTGTCTTCTTACAAGTAAATGACCTGCAAAGGGTTATTCAACCCACACAGTACCATCCTGCTGTGTCCACTGGGACAAATTCACTCCCTtcagatttaagatttaagatctGCCTATAGTGGCGAGGTTAACCCGAGAGCTAATAAGTACGAAAGTAAGAATCACTGTAACTGATCCCATTTCTGATTAACTCCTTTTGCCAATACTGTCCAGGTGATTATCAGAGGTAAGTATGGGACTGATTTGAGAAGCAAGCCAATGGTCTATTTAAATTAGAAGCAGTTTTTGACTTCAGTATTGATCGTGAAGTGTTTAGCTGAGATTTCTGAATGTTGTTTGATAGCTCATCATCAGTGGCCGTGgcaaaaatatgaaatgtctTGTACTATTCACAGATATTCATCCACCATTCCGATCTGTTTTTTCTAATGTTTTCCAAAGCTTTTTCAGTAtgttaacttgttttttctaaaggataaaatatttaagattatttttaaatacaacagGTGTGAAGGTAACCTTCTTATGTCATTCAAGATTTTCAGCAGTGTTGATCCCTTCTATTGTAGCCAGGGAGGCAGTAACCTGTGTGTTATGATATTTTTTACTATTGAATAATAAGGTGAAAGactgttacaaaaaaatatgtgGAGAATTAAAGTTGGAAAAAAGGACATAGGATATGGATATAGATCCCTTTCAGAATAACCATAAAGCAAgacaaaaagagcagcagatTTTACAGTAATTTACCTCACGGCTTCTTTATTACTTCTGGCACAAATGTAAACGAACATTATGAGGACGTTTGTATATTTCTGTCGTTTATCCATACctgaattttcttttcttgtttctcaAACAGATGGAGCAAGAGCTCTGCTTTGAGTCCAGAAACACTTCATGTCTGAGGACAATCTATCCCATACCCCTACGTGTTACCCTCTATATGATTTTAGGGGTCACAGTCATTCTAACAGTGTGTGGAAACCTTTTGGTCACTTTCTCAGTGGCTTATTTCAAGCAGCTCCATACTCCAACAAATTACCTGATTTTCTCTCTCGCTGTGTCTGACCTGCTTTTAGCGATAATAGTCATGTTCCCTGGTATGATTCAAACTGTTGAGTCTTGTTGGTATTTTGGGGACTTCTTCTGTAACGTCTACATGAGTTCTGATGTCACATTGAGTACAGCATCAATTCTCAATCTTTCTTTCATATCAGTTGACCGATACTACGCTGTTTGCCAACCTCTGCTTTACAGAAGtaaaatatctgttaatgttgtGTTAATCATGATTCTGATCTGTTGGAGTATTTCTCCCATCATAGGCTTTGGAATGGTTTTTCTGAAGTTAAATATTTTGGGTGTTGAAGAGttttattataaacatgttgtttgtgaaggaggatgtgttttgtttcagagtGGAGTGTCTAGTACTGTCTCATCTGTGATTTCCTTTTACTTGCCTGGGATAATAATGCTTGGTGTTTATGTGAAGATTTTCCTTGTGGCACAGACACAGTTTCACAGCATACAAATTGCAGGATGTGTGAATtcagtaaaaatgtcaaacacaagCCAGACAAAGGCCACTAAAACCCTAGCTATTGTAATGGGGGCTTTTCTGTGCTTTTGGACTCCATTTTTCGTCTGTAACATCATCGATCCTTTTATTAGTTACTCAACACCCCCTGAGTTGTTTGAAACACTTGTATGGTTTGGCTACTTGAATTCTACTGTGAACCCAATGATTTATGCATTCTTTTATAGTTGGTTCAGAAAGGCGTTTAAATTATTAACCTCAGGTGACATCTTTAAATCTGACATTTCTGAGACAACACTTTTCACTGAATaaactgtataaaataaaattacagTAGGTGTGGACTTTGTGTCTTCGTATAATGTTTGACATTAAATTGATTCTGTTATGTATGGATTTATAGAAGAGAGGATTCCCTCTTTACTTTATAAATTATTGCAACCAGTCATCAGTATTGTAAGCACCATAGTGTCTTAAGTCAAGTCAAACTTACAAATTTTAGAACACAAGTGCACATTGGTCAAACTCTACAGGCTACTTAAACAGGCCTATTCATGACTTTTCATGGACATACTATAATATAATATTCTACTATCTGTTTAGTAAACTTTCTTGTATTCAtctatcttgccataatatTTTGTTGTCCAATAATTTATCATATGTGAGAGTGATAGCTGTAGTCATGAAACGTTTATTTTAGAATGGCCCCAGAGTAATTTGTATTTCAAAGATGGCTGTGGTAGTCTtgagtttgggaaaggctggtcTAGACCATATTCTTTGTTATATGATTTACAGAGACCAAAAATCAATCCACTATAAGCAAACGGACAAGGAgaaacttccttttaacaggcagaaaccttgttCAGAACCAGACTTTTGTTGACTAGCCGTCTGCTGCATCTGTGTTGGGCttgcagacagagaggggaaatgagacaaacagaaataacaaGAATGACAACAACAGATAAAGCAGATTTTGTgctacaatgtcagtaataacAATTGAATTGGAATGGCGACTCAGTGTTCCAGGTCCCccagcagtctaagcctatagcagcataactaaggaCTGGTCCAAGCCTGAGCTATAGCCTTAACTATGACCTTAATCaaaattaatgttttaaagaggacatattataccccttttccaccttttcaaacagtcccctgtagtctaaatgaaacatctgtgctgtgctttggtcaaaatataacatgaatcaagcaccagaggaggtttgtgaccctgtataaaccagctctcgcagaacgctccgttttggtgtgtgtgtctctttaaatgcaatgagccccccctgagtgttcccagtagacatcactccttcgctagcgaaaataaaaatggcagacctgcgcaaaagttttgctctaggctgggggtggtgTCCATGGGTGGAggtaccaggggaggggagtgtattttttaaccagaatcccactgtgatgtcacaaggagaaaaaaattgaaacaatgatttttctctgtgttttaagacttatgcagaccacaaacaaaggactcaatgggtttatttcacattttgcatttttttttgcatttttatacaCTCAGGCCacccaaatatatgttaaaaaacatgGATGGAACATGGGTCAAATTGATCAATTAATTTatacatcaaatacatttatCTCAAACCCAGTCCTTATTCTGAGACAACTTTTTGCGATAAAAAGTTATAAAATGCAATGATTGGCCACTCTGTTGGCAAATGTGACTCCTATGGCACTGCATCAGATTAACAATGTCGAGCAGAAAATTCATAAGAAAACGTAACAATCACTGACACTagtcatttaatttatttgacgTTTTATTGGTACGTTTATTCTTCTATTGCTGCAAGGGAccagtaaaaagacaaaaggacaAAGGTGTAAATTGTGAAAAATCacgtgtgtttttctttgtggaaACAGCATCAATACAAAGGCTCTTCCAGCCAATTCCTACTGTGCAGCTGGTTTCAAATTTGCTAAATGTCCCATTGCAGGTAAAATGTAGCTTCATCtctgtctttgcttttttttaatcactgttTTGCCCTTTTATACGGAGCCCCTAAAGGGACAtgggagaaaaacaaattgaGACTAAGTATCTCAATACAATGAGATTGTATCTCAATATAACGAGATAGTATCTCAATACAaagacttagtatctcaataaaATGACTTAGTATCAACATATAATCAGATAATATCTGAGTATAATGAGAAACTAtctcattatattgagatactaagtctcAACTGTTTTACTCCAATGTCCCTTTAGGGGCTCTGTACTTTTAACAATAtgtaaaaggcaaaaaataaacaacactggacaaaaaaaaaaatgaacgaaTTAAAAATTATGGAATACAAATTATGTGATGAAGCAGCGCAAAACAATGTTCTTCATCACTGGTTCACAACATGGGGTGCGGAGGCCCCTTAGTGGGGGCACCAAAGATCTCAGAGGGAGCTTgaggctttgtctgctctgGAGTTTTAAAAATCCTATTTGACCATATGAACTAAAATCATGATAACACACTTGGTCTTTTGGTGAGAATAAGTGTGTCTAGGTCTGTTGGGATGTTCTCAATGAAAATTGATGTTCAtttttgaaagacattttttctaCGTGTGTTACGACCAGTGAAtttaggacccagatgcaggacacataaacagaggggttgattggtaatgaggtttattgtggcaaatggagatggagatgggtTGAAGATTTTGGAGGTTAGTG includes these proteins:
- the LOC132979921 gene encoding trace amine-associated receptor 1-like; protein product: MNICVRCGPTVLTDRRLRCRRSSPAVTCSMEQELCFESRNTSCLRTIYPIPLRVTLYMILGVTVILTVCGNLLVTFSVAYFKQLHTPTNYLIFSLAVSDLLLAIIVMFPGMIQTVESCWYFGDFFFDRYYAVCQPLLYRSKISVNVVLIMILICWSISPIIGFGMVFLKLNILGVEEFYYKHVVCEGGCVLFQSGVSSTVSSVISFYLPGIIMLGVYVKIFLVAQTQFHSIQIAGCVNSVKMSNTSQTKATKTLAIVMGAFLCFWTPFFVCNIIDPFISYSTPPELFETLVWFGYLNSTVNPMIYAFFYSWFRKAFKLLTSGDIFKSDISETTLFTE